One Acanthochromis polyacanthus isolate Apoly-LR-REF ecotype Palm Island chromosome 6, KAUST_Apoly_ChrSc, whole genome shotgun sequence DNA segment encodes these proteins:
- the LOC110955514 gene encoding L-rhamnose-binding lectin SML-like, which translates to MLSFTLSTTLLLAACLLRTSVVSTEKAVTCDANTGRRNFGRDNVQRLGCDHGVIRVQGALYGRADRETCSEGRLARQVANTRCSQRGTLDAVKRRCDGKKVCEFNSDAVRRSDPCLGTYKYLETNYTCFPAIRVIACEDSVAHLFCAKGQVIFVYGADYGRSDQTTCSYRRPASQVQNVSCTSFTSKTVVEERCNGKNNCTISATNSVLRDTCVGTYKYLEVAYICEYPLDTGEESSGESSQTHAE; encoded by the exons ATGCTCAGCTTCACACTCAGCACCACACTGC TGCTTGCAGCTTGTTTGCTCAGGACATCAG ttgtttccaCAGAGAAGGCTGTGACCTGTGATGCTAACACAGGTCGTCGCAACTTTGGCCGTGACAATGTCCAACGCCTTGGCTGTG ATCACGGAGTGATCCGTGTGCAGGGAGCCCTGTACGGACGTGCAGATCGTGAGACCTGCAGTGAGGGAAGGCTTGCAAGACAGGTTGCCAATACACGGTGCTCTCAAAGGGGCACTCTGGATGCTGTCAAGAGGAG ATGTGATGGCAAGAAGGTGTGTGAGTTCAACAGTGATGCAGTTCGTAGGTCTGATCCCTGCTTAGGCACCTACAAATATCTGGAGACCAACTACACCTGCTTCCCAGCAA TTCGCGTCATTGCATGTGAGGACTCTGTGGCACATTTGTTTTGTG CTAAGGGGCAGGTTATATTTGTCTATGGAGCTGACTATGGACGCAGTGACCAGACCACCTGCTCCTACAGACGGCCTGCCTCTCAGGTTCAAAATGTGTCCTGTACAAGCTTCACTAGCAAAACTGTAGTTGAGGAGCG CTGTAATGGGAAAAACAACTGTACCATCAGCGCTACCAACTCAGTGCTTAGAGACACCTGTGTTGGCACATACAAGTACCTGGAGGTGGCATACATTTGTGAAT atCCTCTGGACACTGGAGAGGAATCTTCAGGGGAGTCTTCGCAAACACACGCAGAATGA
- the lrrc47 gene encoding leucine-rich repeat-containing protein 47, with protein sequence MDVMEEWPEIEKAATEKRREMVLQGPAVDKKVSSGRGLPSNIYSLTLLNYLEVSQCPSLTEIHEDIRHLTNLQSLILCRNKLVSVPDTIGSLKSLKVLDVSVNNITVLPEGVTQLRELNTLNVSCNKLEVLPEGLSQCTKLSTINISKNHIRRFPADLYSERLDLLSSLVASDNCIEELSGDIHQLPALKVLDLSNNKLSEIPSDLSDCPKLKEINFKGNKLNDKRLEKMVNGCQTKSILDYLRGKGRVRQGEDGGDADGGRSADKKKRQQQRKKKEKVAEEPDEVEEVNKMVVRVLHVSDAPTALTVTVSSEVKDVRPYLVCCIVSGMNLKPGNALKRFLMAQTKLHEDLCGKRTIATIATHDVQLLKGPLMYDVKPPTQLKIVPLGRKEMTAVELIRHLHLEAEELRKQKKRQNVTGLHKYLQLLQGKSLYPCLVDAEGHVISFPPITNSEKTKIKKTTKELFLEVTSATSLQTCKDVMDALIVKMAELNKFTAEHQEEVDSDGEGDGPLQPVVSSEASSQLIVQQVRTVDQDGNLKVVYPSKTDLSKDISNLSVIW encoded by the exons ATGGATGTCATGGAGGAATGGCCAGAAATAGAGAAAGCAGCGACGGAGAAGAGGCGTGAGATGGTTCTCCAGGGCCCTGCTGTTGATAAGAAAGTCTCCTCTGGCCGGGGCCTTCCTTCTAATATCTACTCCTTAACTCTGCTCAATTATCTAGAAGTTAGCCAGTGCCCCAGTTTAACTGAGATCCACGAGGACATCCGGCATCTGACCAACCTGCAGAGCCTCATCCTGTGCAGGAACAAGCTCGTCTCCGTCCCGGATACCATCGGCAGTCTCAAGTCCCTGAAGGTCCTGGACGTTTCAGTAAACAACATCACGGTTTTACCGGAGGGAGTCACTCAGTTAAGGGAACTCAACACTCTGAATGTGAGCTGTAACAAGCTGGAGGTCCTGCCGGAGGGACTGAGTCAGTGCACCAAGCTCTCCACCATCAACATCTCCAAGAACCACATCCGCCGATTCCCAGCTGACCTGTACTCGGAGCGCCTGGACCTGCTCAGTTCTCTGGTGGCTTCCGACAACTGCATCGAGGAGCTGAGTGGAGACATTCACCAGCTGCCTGCTCTGAAG GTGCTTGATCTCTCCAACAATAAGCTGAGTGAGATCCCCTCCGACCTGAGCGACTGCCCTAAGCTAAAAGAGATCAATTTCAAAGGCAACAAGTTGAACGACAAGCGCCTGGAGAAGATGGTCAACGGCTGCCAGACCAAGTCCATCCTGGACTACCTCAGAGGAAAAGGAAGAGTGAGACAGGGAGAGGATGGAGGTGATGCTGACGGAGGACGCAGCGCAGACAAGAAGAAAAGGCAGcaacagaggaagaagaaggagaaggtgGCAGAGGAACCAGATGAGGTAGAAGAAGTGAACAAGATGGTAGTGAGGGTTCTCCACGTTTCAGATGCTCCCACAGCACTGACAGTCACAGTGAGCTCAGAGGTGAAGGATGTCCGACCATACTTGGTGTGCTGCATAGTGAGCGGGATGAACCTAAAGCCTGGGAATGCCCTGAAACGCTTCCTGATGGCTCAG ACAAAACTTCACGAGGACTTATGTGGTAAAAGAACCATTGCAACCATCGCAACTCATGATGTGCAGCTTCTCAAAGGTCCCCTCATGTATGACGTCAAACCACCCACCCAGCTGAAG ATTGTGCCATTGGGTCGCAAGGAGATGACAGCGGTTGAGCTGATAAGACACCTTCATCTGGAGGCCGAGGAGCTgaggaagcagaagaagaggCAGAATGTCACTGGGCTCCACAA ataCCTGCAGCTTTTGCAAGGAAAATCTCTCTATCCCTGCCTTGTTGATGCTGAAGGACATGTGATCTCATTCCCACCAATCACCAACAGTGAGAAGACCAAG ATtaagaaaacaaccaaagagcTGTTCTTGGAGGTGACGAGTGCAACCAGCCTGCAGACCTGTAAAGATGTTATGGATGCTCTGATTGTC AAAATGGCAGAGTTGAACAAGTTCACTGCAGAGCATCAGGAGGAGGTGGACTCGGACGGCGAAGGCGACGGTCCACTGCAACCTGTGGTCAGCAGTGAGGCCTCCAGCCAGCTGATCGTCCAGCAGGTGCGAACAGTTGACCAAGATGGAAACCTGAAGGTCGTCTACCCGTCAAAGACAGACCTCTCCAAAGACATCAGCAACTTGTCAGTGATTTGGTAG